The Marinilongibacter aquaticus genome has a window encoding:
- a CDS encoding ABC transporter permease produces the protein MIFKFALRNFKKRLFLNLIKITGLSLAFGSLLFIALFLKNELSYDKFFPGSEHIYRLSQTNPDFLGGKEFARIHNTLFLPSLSDQFPEVESYVRLAPSWSNVKKDGKVIHVNQSFICDTSYFQVFETPILSGHTTGTHNALYLSESMAKRLYGHTDPIGQTLEIPLSQYGEKTAEIMISGIMKDNPQNSHFHPEMLYLTADPQQFDNWAYTYLRLSENADPEKITKGFKAFLANRNGEKIEEVSTAAHLQKITDIHLDSHKLREIETTSSKTNVYVLALSALILLFIALSNYISLNAGMASFNDKYFYINTFLGSSVWTNIKYILSEGLLILGFSAVLSLLLAIPGFRLIQQHFSIDLFEGNSAFILLLVGILGMLTLFAGVLPALATVSAKTRQKPFSKQKGIHKGLIVLQYAFSVVLIVAVIVISRQTDFVLKSSLGSQSENIISIHNPKSGYPDSSFETFKTEVEHMSTVKSISAMFEKFGGETNDMFPFELEGFVPDQSETDANAVPVFVCDHDFIDFFHIELMAGQDFSDTNRDHDGLGEFVINESALHFFNYTKAEDILGKSFAFHDVPGGIEIPKGKIIGVVKDFYLSNMKSKVRPLVLFKRDGLWLNSFVVEFQANAQEKGLANIKSVWEKHFPNELFDYQYSTAVYRSVYKSELLQARLLSIFTLISLFICSMGLLGLSLLITQRRIKEVGIRKVNGAKAFEIMRLLNWDFIKWVILAYVLGIPVAYLALRKWLQNFAYQIDLDWWIFGVAGLVIVGISLLTVSWESWKASMTNPVKALRYE, from the coding sequence ATGATTTTTAAATTTGCCCTGCGAAACTTCAAAAAACGACTGTTTCTCAACCTGATCAAAATCACGGGTTTAAGTCTGGCTTTCGGCAGTTTGCTATTCATTGCTTTGTTTTTGAAAAACGAACTGAGTTACGACAAGTTTTTTCCCGGTTCGGAGCACATTTATCGTCTCAGCCAGACCAATCCTGATTTTTTGGGTGGAAAAGAATTCGCCAGAATCCACAATACACTTTTCTTGCCTTCCCTTTCGGATCAATTTCCAGAAGTGGAAAGCTATGTCCGCCTTGCTCCTTCTTGGAGCAATGTGAAAAAAGACGGAAAAGTCATTCATGTCAATCAAAGCTTCATTTGCGACACTTCTTATTTTCAAGTCTTCGAGACACCCATTCTTTCTGGCCACACCACGGGCACGCACAATGCCCTTTACCTTTCCGAAAGCATGGCCAAACGCCTGTACGGCCATACCGACCCGATAGGACAAACATTGGAGATTCCGCTCAGTCAATACGGTGAAAAAACAGCGGAAATCATGATTTCTGGAATAATGAAAGACAATCCACAAAACAGCCATTTTCATCCCGAAATGCTGTACCTCACAGCCGATCCACAGCAATTCGACAATTGGGCCTACACCTATTTGCGGTTATCGGAAAATGCCGATCCTGAAAAAATAACAAAAGGTTTCAAGGCTTTTTTGGCCAACAGAAACGGTGAAAAAATAGAAGAAGTAAGCACCGCTGCACATTTGCAGAAAATCACTGACATTCACCTCGATTCGCATAAACTGCGGGAGATTGAAACGACCAGCAGCAAAACCAATGTCTATGTATTGGCCCTCAGTGCTCTCATTTTATTGTTTATCGCACTCAGCAATTACATCAGCCTCAATGCGGGCATGGCGAGTTTCAACGACAAATATTTCTACATCAATACATTTCTGGGTTCGTCGGTTTGGACCAACATAAAATACATTCTATCCGAAGGACTCCTAATTCTGGGCTTTTCGGCTGTCCTTAGTCTGTTGCTCGCCATACCGGGATTCCGGCTAATTCAGCAACACTTTTCCATCGACTTATTCGAAGGCAATTCGGCTTTCATCCTGTTGCTCGTCGGTATTTTGGGCATGCTTACCCTTTTTGCTGGCGTGTTACCCGCTTTGGCCACGGTATCGGCAAAAACGCGTCAGAAGCCCTTTTCCAAACAAAAAGGTATACACAAAGGCCTAATCGTACTGCAATACGCCTTTTCTGTGGTGCTCATCGTGGCCGTGATTGTCATTTCGCGACAAACCGATTTCGTACTCAAAAGCAGTTTGGGCAGCCAATCCGAAAACATAATCAGCATCCACAATCCAAAGAGTGGATATCCCGACAGCTCCTTTGAAACTTTCAAAACGGAAGTTGAACACATGAGTACCGTCAAATCCATTTCAGCCATGTTCGAAAAATTCGGTGGTGAAACCAACGACATGTTCCCTTTCGAATTGGAAGGCTTTGTTCCCGATCAATCGGAAACGGACGCCAATGCCGTGCCCGTCTTTGTCTGTGATCACGACTTTATCGATTTCTTCCACATCGAACTGATGGCCGGACAGGATTTCTCCGATACCAACCGCGATCACGATGGCTTGGGTGAGTTCGTCATCAACGAATCTGCTCTGCATTTTTTCAATTACACAAAAGCCGAAGACATTTTAGGGAAAAGTTTCGCGTTCCACGATGTGCCCGGAGGCATAGAAATTCCCAAAGGCAAAATTATCGGCGTAGTGAAAGACTTTTATTTGTCGAATATGAAAAGCAAAGTAAGGCCCCTGGTTTTATTCAAACGAGACGGCCTTTGGCTCAATTCTTTTGTTGTAGAATTTCAGGCCAACGCACAAGAAAAAGGATTGGCCAATATAAAATCCGTTTGGGAAAAGCATTTCCCGAATGAGCTTTTCGATTACCAATACAGCACGGCCGTGTACCGCTCGGTGTACAAAAGCGAATTGCTACAAGCTCGTTTATTGTCCATTTTCACACTCATTTCTTTGTTCATCTGTTCTATGGGTTTGCTCGGACTTTCCTTGCTCATCACCCAGCGAAGAATAAAGGAAGTGGGCATTCGCAAAGTCAATGGAGCCAAGGCTTTCGAGATCATGCGTTTGCTCAATTGGGATTTCATAAAATGGGTGATTTTGGCCTATGTATTGGGCATTCCCGTGGCTTATCTGGCCTTAAGGAAATGGCTTCAGAATTTTGCTTATCAAATCGATCTCGATTGGTGGATTTTTGGAGTCGCTGGCTTGGTTATTGTGGGTATTTCGCTGCTTACGGTAAGTTGGGAAAGCTGGAAAGCCTCAATGACAAATCCTGTAAAAGCCCTGCGATACGAATAA
- a CDS encoding oxidoreductase — protein sequence MKKVVLITGASSGMGKSTAYILHEQGYTVYGAARRTEQMKDLEEKGMHIVSLDLTQDESIVNAVHTVLEKEGKIDILINNAGYGSYGAVEDVSLAEAKRQFEVNIFGLARITQLILPSMRKQGAGRIVNVSSMGGKMYTPFGAWYHATKHALEGWSDCLRLELKEFGIDVVVVEPGGIKTEWGEIAAEHLKETSGNGPYASFANKVAQNLAKSYASDRLTPVDVLGKEIAKAATDNKPKIRYVKGYMAKPALFLRKLFSDRFFDKLIVSQVK from the coding sequence ATGAAAAAAGTAGTATTAATTACAGGAGCGAGTTCGGGAATGGGAAAATCGACGGCATACATTCTACACGAACAAGGATATACGGTTTACGGTGCCGCCCGACGTACAGAACAGATGAAAGACCTGGAAGAAAAGGGCATGCACATTGTTTCTCTGGACCTTACCCAAGACGAATCGATTGTGAATGCGGTGCACACGGTCTTGGAAAAAGAAGGAAAAATAGACATCTTGATCAACAATGCAGGATACGGCTCGTACGGTGCAGTAGAAGATGTATCATTGGCCGAAGCCAAAAGGCAATTTGAAGTCAACATCTTTGGTTTGGCCCGTATTACGCAACTGATTTTGCCCAGCATGCGTAAGCAAGGTGCCGGACGAATTGTCAATGTCTCTTCGATGGGCGGTAAGATGTACACCCCATTCGGAGCTTGGTATCATGCCACAAAGCATGCCTTGGAAGGCTGGAGCGATTGCTTGCGATTGGAACTGAAAGAGTTTGGTATTGATGTGGTGGTGGTTGAACCCGGCGGCATAAAAACCGAATGGGGCGAAATTGCAGCCGAGCATTTGAAAGAGACTTCTGGAAATGGCCCTTACGCCAGCTTTGCCAATAAAGTAGCTCAAAATTTGGCAAAATCTTATGCAAGCGACAGGCTGACGCCAGTGGATGTTCTGGGTAAAGAAATTGCCAAGGCCGCCACCGACAACAAGCCGAAAATACGCTATGTTAAGGGCTACATGGCCAAACCTGCACTATTTTTAAGGAAATTGTTTAGCGATCGTTTTTTCGACAAATTGATCGTGAGTCAAGTCAAGTAA
- a CDS encoding helix-turn-helix domain-containing protein, translated as MSENMQYLQSVSQLHGMFGFDKPTHPLISVVDVAEWEIPEAYLNLKMVSNLYSIGMKDKNCGLQYGRNSYDFDEGVLFFSAPSQVHSITKPQKRNEVQGWTLFFHPDLIRHTALGKTIDKYKFFSYDVHEALHLSEAEQKTITDCVNLIKNEISERIDNHSQTVISTSLELLLNLSMRYYERQFNTRAAQNTDFVSQFQFLLKDYYESGKFSEKGSPSIEYFSEKIHLSANYLSDLLKKETGQNAKEQIQQFIIDKAKTLLLSESDSVSGIAYTLGFNYPHYFSRLFKNKTGMTPQEYRQLN; from the coding sequence ATGTCGGAAAATATGCAGTATCTCCAATCGGTTAGCCAGTTGCACGGAATGTTCGGCTTCGACAAACCCACCCACCCTTTGATCAGCGTAGTGGATGTGGCCGAATGGGAAATTCCAGAAGCCTATCTGAACCTAAAAATGGTCAGCAACCTCTATTCTATCGGCATGAAAGACAAAAATTGCGGCCTGCAATATGGCCGTAATTCTTATGATTTTGATGAAGGCGTGCTGTTTTTTTCGGCTCCGAGCCAGGTCCATTCGATTACAAAACCGCAAAAGCGAAACGAAGTACAGGGTTGGACGCTTTTCTTTCATCCCGATTTGATTCGGCACACCGCTTTGGGAAAAACCATCGACAAGTATAAATTCTTTTCCTACGATGTACACGAAGCCCTCCATCTTTCCGAAGCCGAACAAAAAACCATTACCGACTGCGTAAACCTGATCAAAAACGAAATTTCGGAACGCATCGACAACCACAGCCAAACCGTTATTTCCACATCTTTGGAGCTCCTTTTGAATCTCTCAATGCGGTATTACGAACGCCAATTCAATACGCGTGCGGCACAAAACACCGATTTCGTCAGTCAGTTTCAATTCCTACTCAAAGACTATTACGAAAGTGGAAAATTCAGCGAAAAAGGTAGTCCTTCGATCGAATACTTTTCCGAAAAAATTCACCTTTCGGCCAATTATTTGAGCGATTTGCTGAAAAAGGAAACAGGACAAAATGCAAAGGAGCAAATTCAGCAATTTATCATCGACAAGGCTAAAACGCTTCTGCTCAGCGAATCGGACTCGGTAAGCGGAATTGCTTATACCTTGGGTTTCAATTATCCGCATTATTTCAGCCGTTTGTTCAAAAACAAAACTGGCATGACACCCCAAGAGTACAGGCAATTGAACTGA